The segment CCTGCCTGTCGCGCTCGATCGCGTCGCGCTCATCGGGGCTGAGCAGTCCCGGCGATTCGTCCGCCAGCGCGGCGGCCAGGTGCGGCGCGCCGATCCGGTACGCGGTCAGGATCCTGCCGCGACGCGCCTCGCGGTTCGCGGGGTCGATCTCCAGCATGCGGTCGTAGGTACTCAGGGCCTGAAAGGGCAGGCCCTGGGCCTGCTGGACGTAGGCGAGCGCGCCGACCACGTCGGGATCGCGCGGACGTGCGGCGACGATCGGGTCCAGTGTCTGGCGCGCCTGCTCACCGTCGCCGTCGTCCGCGAGGCTGAGCGCGAGGCCGATGCGGGCAGCGGTGTCCCTGGGGTCGCGTTCGACGGCGGTGCGGTAGATCCGGATCGCGAGCGGGTATTCCCGCTCATTGCGCGCCGACCTGCCCAGCGCCTCCAGCACGTAGGGGGGCGCGTCCTTGAGGTCGAGGTTCGCGGCGTGATCCAGCGCCTCGCGATCGCGTTCGGCCCAGCCGAGCACGGCGATGTAATCGTAGAGATACCGGCGGTTGTCCGGGTAGCGTTCCACCAGCGTCCCGAGCGTCTCCAGCGCCTGCGCGTGGTTGCCCGCGCGGGCGGAGCGCAGGGCCTGTTGATATTCCTGTTCGGGCGCGGGTGCGGCCGCGGCCGCGGATGCGGGCGGGTGCCAGGCGGTCGCGACAAGCCCGAGCGCGAGCGCGATGATCAGTTCCGGAGAACGGCGCAGGCGAACGTGTCGCACAAGGACGGGATTGTTGTTCAGACTTCTCATGGTTATCTTTTGTTTCACGATCGCGCGAGCCTCGACCACCGCGCGTGGATCAATCGGTCCGGGTGCGTTGCGTCATCCCGGTCCGGGTTCGGGGCGGCGGTGTTCCGCGCCGATTCCCCCGCCGTCGTGGCGCTCCTCTTCGATGAACGGCGGGGCCGCGAGTTCCCGATTGATGTAGGCGTACAGCCGGTTCAGCGCCTGATGCAGCAGGGTTTCTTCCGCCTGGATACGTTCCGCAGAGCGCCGGTATTCGAGCAGGATTGTATCTCGTTCCGGCGTGTCCGGGGGCGGAGTTTCCGTCCCCGCCCGGGGCTGGCCGAAGCGTCGTTCGATCAGGGCCTCGAGCCCGGCGGTCAGCGCACGCAGCTCGGCCTCGGTGGTGGCGCCCTCTCCGAGCAGGCCCGGCAGATGATCGATGGCGATGGGCAGTTTGTGAAACCGTGCGTGATAGGCGTGCAGAAGGTCGCCCAATTCACGCGTGATCTCCTCCTCGGGGACGGCGCGATCCTGCACCCGCTCGCCCGCCTGGATCCAGACCCGGGAAGGGGCGTCTTCCCAGCCCGGGGCGGGATGGGCGGGGACGGATGGTTCCACCGCGGAGGACGCGGGGTTCACGGCCAGTTCGCTCCAGTACGCACTGAAGCTGTGTGGCGGTGAATTCCCGGCGAACTGTTTGCTCAATACCGTGGCCAGCGTGGTGAAACACCGGCTGGCCACGGCCTCCGGATGCTGCAGCAGTACCGGGCGCTGGGCGCTCACGGAGGTCCGGATCGCCTTGTCTTCAGTGATATAGCCGAGGTATTGAACCTTCATGTTGAGGTATTTTTTGACGGCCGCCTCGAAGCGCTTGAAGACCTCCATGCTGTTGGCGTAGTTGATCGCCATGTTGACCAGCACGTAGGCCGGATGCTCGTAACTCCGTCGCTTGAGCACGCGGAGCAGGGCGAAGGCGTCCGTGAGCGAGGTTGGTTCGGTCGAGATCACCACGATGGCGTACTGCGCCGACTGGATGAAGGATAATACCGATTCGCCGATGCCGGCGGCGGTGTCGATGAGGATGTAGTCGAAACGGTCTTCCAGCGATTCGAGGGCGGCGATCAGGCGGCCGCGCTGTTCCTGGTCCAGGTTCGCGCATTCGGCGATGCCGGAGGCGGCGGGGATGATCATCACGCCCTCCGGTCCCTCGACCAGTATTTCGTCCACCGTGCGTTCCCCCG is part of the Gammaproteobacteria bacterium genome and harbors:
- a CDS encoding MinD/ParA family protein, whose amino-acid sequence is MNIFPIKPSGPARSSPRQPADTQYPKVIAITSGKGGVGKTNVTSNLAIALAKNGNRVCIFDADTSLANINVVMGLSVEYTVEHLLAGERTVDEILVEGPEGVMIIPAASGIAECANLDQEQRGRLIAALESLEDRFDYILIDTAAGIGESVLSFIQSAQYAIVVISTEPTSLTDAFALLRVLKRRSYEHPAYVLVNMAINYANSMEVFKRFEAAVKKYLNMKVQYLGYITEDKAIRTSVSAQRPVLLQHPEAVASRCFTTLATVLSKQFAGNSPPHSFSAYWSELAVNPASSAVEPSVPAHPAPGWEDAPSRVWIQAGERVQDRAVPEEEITRELGDLLHAYHARFHKLPIAIDHLPGLLGEGATTEAELRALTAGLEALIERRFGQPRAGTETPPPDTPERDTILLEYRRSAERIQAEETLLHQALNRLYAYINRELAAPPFIEEERHDGGGIGAEHRRPEPGPG